In Bernardetia litoralis DSM 6794, the genomic window CTCCTAAAATCTGCATTTTTGCTTTATTTGTTTCAGATTTTAAAATATACAATCCTCTCAATTTTTTACCTTTTGAATCTATATAATTTACAAAAATTCTATATCCTATCAAGAAAAAATCATTTCCCATAAATTTTGGAAATCCTTTCGGACGCAATTCTTTTGTCTTTACCATTGCTACGGCTACAAATGCGTATTCTGTTTCTTTACCTGTTTTATTATCTAATTTTTTAAAAGTATCTAATTCCAAACAAGAAGGGATTTTATTTTGTAATTCTTCTTTAGGAACAGCAAATGAAAAAACAAGCGAATAATCAAAAAATGCTTTGACAGGAAAAGGATGTTTTTTTAGAAAATCAAGCATAAGGGATAATTATGAAATAATCAGCGTAGCTAATCAAAAGTTAGGATTTTAATTTAGCTATTTTGAAGCATAGAATACATTTTTACACACTAAAGTATGTGCTACATTTGTTTATTTTTCCATACAAATTCATTACAATAAATAAAAAATGAAAAAAATAGGGCAATTAATAAATTCCATTTTCCAAAAAGAAGTAAATCATCTACTAAAACAAATTCAATGATATTCATTGTCAGTACCAAAATGATTTGTAAAATAGCTATTAAACGACTTTTATAACCACTTATAATCCAAATAGCAAGAATAATTTCAGAAATTCCAATGAATTTGGTAAGATAAAATGATGTTTCTAAAGATAAAAAATCTTGAAAAATTGTTTGTACAATAATTTCATGGTGAGGTACAAAATTTAAAACTTTTGCAAACAGACCATTAATCAACCAAACAAGCGCAATAAAATAGGTAGATATTTTGTAAAGTAAAGGCATAAGAAATAGTTACGTTCAATTCTTTCAAATATAATTGAAAGTTGTGAGAAAAACAAAAACCGTTATTTCTCAACAACGGTTTTTAGTATTTTTAAAACAAATCTTTTCCAATATCTTTACGATAATATTTTCCTTCAAAATTAACCAAATCAGCAGCGTGATTTGAAGCAGCAAGAGCTTCTGGAGCTGTGTCAGCAAGAGCAGTAAGGGCAATTACTCGTCCTCCATTAGTATAAGTTTGGCTATCATCTTCTTTTGTTCCTGCGTGAAAAGCAATCACGTTTTCTGGAAGATTACCGTGTCCTTTTATAAGTTTTCCTGTTTGGTATGCTTCTGGATAACCACCCGAAACCAACATAATTGTAGTAGCTGCTTTTTTAGAAACTTTGATAGAATGTTGTCCTAATTCTTTTTTGGCAGTTGCATCTAATAATGCCAAAAAATCAGATTCTATGCGAGGCAAAACTACTTCCGTTTCTGGGTCACCCATTCTGA contains:
- a CDS encoding DoxX-like family protein, whose translation is MPLLYKISTYFIALVWLINGLFAKVLNFVPHHEIIVQTIFQDFLSLETSFYLTKFIGISEIILAIWIISGYKSRLIAILQIILVLTMNIIEFVLVDDLLLFGKWNLLIALFFSFFIYCNEFVWKNKQM